The following proteins come from a genomic window of Geomonas sp. RF6:
- a CDS encoding ABC transporter substrate-binding protein: MGRLLSAACGVMLLLSSSAALAAPTVKIGALFAVTGPASFLGEPEKNTLELLVKEANARGGINGSKIELAIYDTGGDVTKAVQLANRLIKNDRVSAIVGPSTTGETMAIIPIAEKEQIPLISCAAGVKITDPVKKWVFKTPANDHVAAEKILIQAERQKQKNIAILTVSDSYGSSGREQLKAMAGKRGFKIVADEVYAPKDTDMTPQLLKIKSAKPDAIICWGTNPGPAVITRNLQQLGIKTQLYQSHGVASKKYIELAGADASEGIVLPAGKLAVYNLLKKNDPQAKVLKEYVDSYKAAYKVEPSTFGGYAWDAFQLIAGAIRKGATTPAQIRDGIEKGGKLVGISGVFNINAADHNGLDLSAFEMLRIAKGNWTIVK, from the coding sequence ATGGGTAGGTTGCTGTCGGCGGCATGCGGTGTGATGCTGCTTCTTTCTTCCAGTGCGGCGCTTGCCGCCCCCACCGTCAAGATCGGAGCGCTCTTCGCTGTCACCGGTCCTGCCTCATTCCTCGGGGAGCCTGAGAAGAATACGCTGGAGCTTCTGGTAAAGGAAGCGAATGCCAGGGGGGGGATCAACGGGAGCAAGATCGAGCTTGCCATCTACGACACCGGCGGTGACGTCACAAAGGCGGTGCAACTCGCCAACAGACTCATCAAAAACGACCGCGTCTCCGCGATAGTCGGGCCGAGCACCACAGGCGAGACGATGGCGATCATCCCCATTGCGGAGAAGGAGCAGATTCCCCTCATCTCTTGCGCAGCCGGGGTGAAGATCACGGACCCGGTGAAAAAGTGGGTATTCAAGACGCCGGCTAACGATCACGTCGCCGCCGAAAAGATCCTGATCCAGGCGGAGCGCCAGAAGCAGAAAAACATCGCCATCCTCACCGTTTCGGACTCCTACGGCTCGTCCGGGCGTGAGCAGCTGAAGGCGATGGCCGGCAAGCGCGGTTTCAAGATCGTGGCCGACGAGGTGTACGCACCGAAAGATACGGACATGACCCCGCAGCTCCTGAAGATCAAGTCCGCGAAGCCGGATGCGATCATCTGCTGGGGCACCAATCCCGGCCCTGCCGTCATCACCAGGAACCTGCAGCAGCTCGGCATCAAAACCCAGCTGTACCAGAGCCACGGCGTCGCCTCGAAGAAGTACATCGAGCTCGCCGGTGCCGACGCCTCCGAAGGGATCGTCCTCCCCGCGGGGAAGCTTGCGGTGTACAACCTGCTGAAAAAGAACGATCCGCAGGCGAAGGTCCTGAAGGAGTACGTGGACAGCTACAAGGCGGCCTACAAGGTTGAGCCCTCCACCTTCGGCGGCTATGCCTGGGACGCCTTCCAGCTTATCGCCGGTGCAATCCGCAAAGGCGCCACCACCCCGGCGCAGATTCGTGACGGAATAGAGAAGGGGGGGAAGCTCGTCGGCATCTCCGGCGTCTTCAACATCAATGCCGCCGACCACAACGGCCTCGATCTCTCCGCCTTCGAAATGCTGCGCATCGCGAAGGGGAACTGGACGATCGTAAAGTAG
- a CDS encoding ABC transporter substrate-binding protein yields MALLLCSTAAFAAAPIKIGALFAVTGPASFLGEPERNTAQMVVDEINKAGGVKGRKLELITYDTGGDASKAVQLANKLIKNDQVVAIIGPSTTGDTMAVIPVVERAGIPLISCSAGSKITEPVKKNVFKTAQNDGLAVARIYEQLKKEGKRKVAILTVSDSFGSSGREQLKAQASRYGIEIVSDDTYGPKDTDMTAQLTKIRGSQAQALICWGTNPGPAVVARNARQLGLTMPLYMSHGVSSKKFIQLAGDAAEGVRLPSGKVLVADLLPNSDKQKGSLLAFVKDYQTHFRAEGDHFGGHAWDAVMLLKSAIERGGDTPAGIRAALEKTRNFAGIGGVFNFSPADHAGLTKDAFVLVEVRKKDWVLVK; encoded by the coding sequence ATGGCACTTCTTCTTTGCTCTACTGCCGCCTTCGCGGCCGCTCCGATAAAGATCGGAGCCCTCTTTGCCGTTACCGGCCCCGCCTCCTTCCTCGGCGAGCCGGAACGCAACACCGCCCAGATGGTGGTAGACGAGATCAACAAGGCCGGCGGGGTGAAAGGGCGCAAGCTCGAGCTCATCACCTACGACACCGGCGGCGACGCCTCCAAGGCGGTGCAGCTTGCCAACAAGCTCATCAAGAACGACCAGGTCGTGGCCATCATCGGCCCCAGCACCACCGGCGACACGATGGCTGTCATTCCGGTAGTGGAGAGAGCCGGCATCCCCCTCATCTCCTGCTCGGCCGGCAGCAAGATCACCGAGCCGGTAAAGAAGAACGTCTTCAAGACCGCCCAGAACGACGGCCTCGCCGTCGCCCGCATCTACGAGCAGCTCAAGAAGGAAGGGAAGAGAAAGGTAGCCATCCTCACCGTCTCCGACTCCTTCGGCTCCTCCGGCCGCGAGCAGCTGAAGGCGCAGGCATCCCGTTACGGCATCGAGATCGTCTCCGACGACACCTACGGTCCGAAAGACACCGACATGACCGCGCAGCTGACGAAGATCCGCGGCAGCCAGGCTCAAGCCCTGATCTGCTGGGGGACGAATCCCGGTCCTGCGGTCGTCGCGCGCAACGCCAGACAGCTGGGGCTCACCATGCCGCTGTACATGAGCCACGGCGTCTCCTCGAAGAAGTTCATCCAGCTCGCCGGTGATGCCGCCGAGGGTGTGCGCCTCCCATCAGGAAAGGTGCTGGTCGCCGACCTGCTGCCGAACAGCGACAAGCAGAAGGGGTCTCTTCTTGCTTTCGTGAAGGACTACCAGACCCACTTCAGGGCCGAAGGGGACCATTTCGGCGGCCACGCCTGGGATGCCGTCATGCTTCTCAAGTCCGCCATCGAGAGGGGGGGTGACACCCCGGCAGGGATCCGCGCCGCCCTCGAGAAGACCCGCAACTTCGCCGGCATAGGCGGGGTGTTCAATTTCTCTCCGGCGGATCACGCCGGCCTCACCAAGGACGCCTTCGTCCTGGTGGAAGTGCGCAAGAAGGACTGGGTACTGGTCAAGTAA
- a CDS encoding branched-chain amino acid ABC transporter permease — MDNVSQIAQFLISGLATGAIYALIGLSFSIIFNSTGIINFAQGEFVMLGGVLTIFCISTLQLPLILAVAAAICGTTVVGIVLERCAVRPLKNATPLSLILITIGASILIRGVTMLLWGKDTQALSAFSGNTPIDLAGATILPQHLWIFGVTVVVLVANRYFFYHTITGKAMRACSFNRRAANLVGISVQRMVLFSFVISAAVGSLAGVIIAPLTMTSYDVGIMLGLKGFCAAIMGGMGSGVATVLGGLILGILESLGAGLVSSGYKDAIAFFILLLILFVRPQGLFKKGETERV, encoded by the coding sequence ATGGATAATGTTTCACAGATAGCGCAGTTTCTCATCTCCGGCCTTGCCACGGGCGCAATCTATGCCCTCATCGGCCTGAGCTTCTCCATCATCTTCAATTCCACCGGGATCATTAACTTCGCCCAGGGCGAGTTCGTGATGCTCGGCGGCGTGCTGACCATCTTCTGCATCTCCACGCTGCAGCTGCCGCTGATCCTCGCGGTGGCTGCAGCGATCTGCGGCACTACCGTCGTGGGGATAGTCCTTGAGCGGTGCGCCGTCCGCCCGCTGAAGAACGCGACCCCCCTCTCCCTTATTCTCATCACCATCGGCGCCAGCATCCTGATCCGCGGCGTCACGATGCTCCTGTGGGGGAAAGACACCCAGGCTCTCTCAGCTTTTTCGGGTAACACCCCGATCGATCTTGCAGGAGCGACCATACTGCCGCAGCACCTGTGGATCTTCGGGGTCACCGTCGTCGTGCTGGTGGCAAACCGCTACTTCTTCTACCACACCATCACGGGGAAGGCGATGCGCGCCTGCTCCTTCAACCGCCGCGCGGCTAACCTGGTCGGCATCAGCGTGCAGCGCATGGTCCTCTTCTCCTTCGTAATCAGCGCAGCGGTAGGATCGCTGGCGGGCGTCATCATCGCTCCGCTCACCATGACGAGCTACGACGTGGGGATCATGCTGGGGCTGAAGGGGTTCTGCGCCGCCATTATGGGGGGGATGGGGAGCGGGGTGGCGACGGTGCTGGGTGGTCTCATCCTCGGCATCCTCGAATCGCTCGGAGCGGGGCTCGTATCCTCCGGCTACAAGGACGCCATCGCCTTTTTCATCCTCCTCCTCATTCTCTTTGTGCGACCGCAGGGTCTCTTCAAGAAGGGGGAGACCGAGAGGGTGTAG
- a CDS encoding branched-chain amino acid ABC transporter permease, with the protein MLKSERIKFLLFAVVVLLAPLPLAGGYLTNVLVFVGINSMLALGLNLLLGYAGQISLGQAAFFGLGAYGSGVLTTVFSWNPWPAMIVVALCVAAFAFAIGFPVLKLKGHYLAMATLGVGIIAHIAFNETIDLTGGPSGLSGIPNLAAGTFVFDTDLKNYYLVWGFALVSILLSLNMVNSRFGRGLRAIHDSEVAARVMGVNARLMKVQVFALSALISALAGSLYSHVMTFISPTSFSFHISVELLTMVVIGGLGSVYGSVLGALLLTLLPEMLRTFQDYDIVVYGLLLVTMTIYLPGGLVRVIPELVARFAPKGRRSDA; encoded by the coding sequence GTGTTAAAAAGCGAACGAATAAAATTTCTCCTCTTTGCCGTGGTTGTGCTCCTGGCTCCCTTGCCTCTCGCCGGCGGTTACCTCACCAACGTCCTCGTCTTTGTCGGGATAAACAGCATGCTCGCCTTGGGGCTCAACCTCCTCCTCGGCTACGCAGGGCAGATCTCCCTCGGGCAGGCGGCCTTCTTCGGCCTCGGCGCCTACGGCTCGGGGGTCCTCACCACCGTCTTTTCCTGGAACCCCTGGCCCGCCATGATCGTCGTCGCACTCTGTGTCGCCGCCTTCGCCTTTGCCATCGGTTTCCCGGTCCTGAAGCTGAAAGGGCACTATCTCGCGATGGCCACCCTCGGCGTCGGGATCATCGCGCACATCGCTTTCAACGAGACGATCGATCTCACCGGCGGGCCGTCGGGACTCTCCGGCATCCCCAACCTCGCCGCCGGCACCTTCGTCTTCGACACCGATCTGAAGAACTACTACCTGGTCTGGGGCTTCGCGCTCGTCTCCATTCTCCTCAGCCTCAACATGGTGAACTCCCGCTTCGGGCGGGGGCTGCGCGCCATCCACGACTCCGAGGTGGCGGCCCGTGTCATGGGAGTGAACGCACGCCTCATGAAGGTGCAGGTCTTCGCACTCTCCGCCCTCATCTCGGCCCTCGCAGGGAGCCTCTACAGCCACGTGATGACCTTTATCTCCCCAACCTCCTTCAGTTTCCACATCTCCGTCGAGCTCCTCACCATGGTCGTCATCGGGGGACTCGGGAGCGTGTACGGCTCGGTGCTGGGAGCCTTGCTCCTCACCCTTTTGCCGGAGATGCTGCGGACCTTCCAGGACTATGACATCGTGGTGTACGGTCTTCTTCTCGTGACGATGACCATTTACCTCCCCGGCGGGCTGGTGCGGGTCATTCCCGAGCTCGTCGCGCGCTTTGCGCCGAAAGGGAGGAGAAGCGATGCTTAG
- a CDS encoding ABC transporter ATP-binding protein — MLRLTDVAKKFGGLTALQGISFGVAKGSITGIIGPNGAGKTTLFNVATGIYPPSQGAVLLDGVDVSALPSERRAGLGMVRTFQNIELFGKMTVLENVMVGMHTQSSSGLLSCAFRMPWQRAEERRIREKALEWLDFVGIPDLADVTAGALPFGKGRALEIARAMALGPKLLLMDEPAAGLNSAETAELADLIKKIRDLGVTVALVEHDMDLVMDICDALVVLNLGTLLAEGTPREIQDNQAVITAYLGE; from the coding sequence ATGCTTAGGCTCACCGATGTGGCGAAGAAGTTCGGCGGCCTGACCGCCCTGCAGGGAATCTCCTTTGGCGTGGCGAAGGGATCGATTACCGGGATCATCGGGCCGAACGGCGCCGGGAAGACGACCCTTTTCAACGTCGCCACCGGGATCTACCCGCCGTCGCAGGGGGCAGTGCTCCTCGACGGCGTCGACGTCTCCGCGCTCCCCTCCGAGCGCAGGGCCGGGCTCGGCATGGTGCGCACATTCCAGAACATCGAGCTCTTCGGAAAGATGACGGTGCTGGAAAACGTGATGGTGGGAATGCACACCCAGAGCTCGAGCGGGCTTTTGTCCTGCGCCTTCAGGATGCCGTGGCAGAGGGCGGAGGAGCGCAGGATCAGGGAGAAGGCGCTGGAGTGGCTCGACTTCGTGGGGATTCCCGATCTGGCGGACGTCACCGCCGGTGCGCTGCCGTTCGGAAAGGGGAGGGCGCTGGAGATCGCCCGCGCCATGGCGCTCGGGCCGAAACTCCTCCTGATGGACGAGCCCGCAGCAGGGCTCAACAGCGCTGAAACGGCTGAGCTTGCCGATCTTATCAAGAAGATCCGTGATCTGGGGGTGACCGTCGCCCTCGTAGAGCACGACATGGACCTCGTCATGGACATCTGCGATGCGCTCGTCGTTTTGAACCTGGGGACCCTCCTTGCGGAGGGGACGCCGCGCGAGATCCAGGACAACCAGGCGGTCATCACCGCCTACCTCGGGGAATAG
- a CDS encoding ABC transporter ATP-binding protein, protein MLKLKNVDAYYGKVHALKNVSLHLKRGEIVTLIGANGAGKTTLLNTLCGVVPAARGEIVLEGKPIVALSPDRVVARGLSQVPEGRQVFNPLSVEENLELGAYLRYRAGEKEEIKGDLERMYTLFPRLQERRRQAAGTLSGGEQQMLAICRALMAKPRILLLDEPSMGLAPLVVQEIFRVIQKLRDEEGTTILLVEQNARAALKVAERGYVLETGRVILEGQASELLENKDVQRAYLGRDKKEIWER, encoded by the coding sequence ATGCTAAAGCTCAAAAATGTAGATGCCTATTACGGGAAGGTCCACGCACTGAAGAACGTCTCGCTGCATCTGAAGCGCGGCGAGATCGTCACCCTTATCGGCGCAAACGGCGCCGGCAAGACCACCCTCCTCAACACGCTGTGCGGCGTCGTCCCCGCAGCGCGCGGCGAGATCGTCCTGGAGGGGAAGCCGATTGTGGCTCTTTCCCCCGACAGGGTCGTGGCGCGCGGGCTTTCCCAGGTTCCGGAGGGGCGCCAGGTCTTCAATCCCCTGAGCGTGGAGGAGAACCTGGAGCTCGGCGCCTACCTGCGCTACCGCGCGGGTGAAAAGGAAGAGATAAAAGGGGATCTGGAGCGGATGTACACTCTTTTCCCGCGGCTTCAGGAGCGCCGGCGCCAGGCGGCTGGGACCCTCTCGGGGGGTGAGCAGCAGATGCTCGCGATCTGCAGGGCGCTGATGGCGAAGCCGCGCATTCTCCTTCTGGACGAGCCGTCCATGGGGCTCGCGCCCCTTGTCGTGCAGGAGATATTCCGCGTGATCCAGAAGCTTCGGGACGAAGAGGGAACCACCATCCTTCTTGTGGAGCAGAACGCGCGAGCCGCGCTGAAGGTTGCCGAGCGCGGCTACGTACTGGAAACCGGCAGGGTGATTCTCGAGGGGCAGGCAAGCGAGTTGTTGGAGAATAAAGACGTGCAGCGTGCCTATCTCGGCCGGGACAAGAAGGAGATCTGGGAGAGGTAG
- a CDS encoding phenylacetate--CoA ligase family protein yields MQIWDPQFECMPREEMEQLQLERLQATLNRVCKNVTCYKNRFKEIGMEPEDIRSIADLSKLPFTTKEDLRLNYPYGMFAVPLREVVRIHSSSGTTGKPTVVGYTRQDIKTWSNIVARFMTAAGVTHDDVVQIAFGYGLFTGAFGLHYGSEMIGASVIPTGSGNTEKQIMIMQDYKTTALVCTPSYAVTIAERMEKMGVDPKSLSLKVGLFGGEPWSEAMRREIETRLGISATDNYGLSEVIGPGVAGECQCKKGMHICEDSFVAEIIDPDTGEVLPPGSVGELVLTTLTKEAFPMIRYRTRDITSLEYGKCDCGRTTVRMKKTMGRSDDMLIIKGVNVYPSQIEEVLFAVEGCEPHYQLVVDRKGTLDTLEVRIEVTENIFFDEMKQQKAFLDKVERRIDSVLGVGATVKLVEPNTIPRAEGKATRVIDKRKF; encoded by the coding sequence ATGCAGATTTGGGATCCACAGTTCGAGTGCATGCCGCGGGAGGAGATGGAGCAGCTCCAGCTGGAACGTCTCCAGGCAACCCTGAACCGCGTTTGCAAAAATGTCACCTGCTACAAGAACCGCTTCAAGGAAATCGGCATGGAGCCGGAGGACATCCGCTCCATCGCGGACCTCTCCAAGCTCCCCTTCACCACGAAGGAGGACCTGCGGCTCAACTACCCGTACGGCATGTTCGCGGTCCCTCTGCGTGAGGTCGTGCGCATCCACTCCTCGTCCGGCACCACCGGGAAGCCGACTGTTGTCGGCTACACCCGCCAGGACATCAAGACCTGGTCAAACATAGTCGCCCGCTTCATGACCGCAGCAGGAGTCACGCACGACGACGTGGTGCAGATCGCCTTCGGCTACGGCCTTTTTACCGGCGCTTTCGGCCTGCACTACGGCTCCGAGATGATCGGCGCCTCGGTCATCCCCACCGGCTCCGGAAACACCGAGAAGCAGATCATGATCATGCAGGACTACAAGACGACTGCTCTTGTATGTACTCCGAGCTATGCGGTCACCATCGCCGAGCGGATGGAGAAGATGGGGGTCGACCCGAAGAGCCTGTCCCTCAAGGTCGGCCTTTTTGGCGGCGAGCCGTGGTCCGAGGCGATGCGCCGGGAGATCGAAACGCGGCTTGGCATCTCCGCCACCGACAACTACGGCCTCTCGGAGGTCATAGGCCCCGGCGTTGCGGGGGAGTGCCAGTGCAAGAAGGGTATGCACATCTGCGAGGACTCTTTTGTTGCCGAGATCATCGACCCGGACACCGGAGAGGTGCTGCCGCCGGGGAGCGTGGGGGAACTCGTCCTCACCACCCTCACAAAGGAAGCGTTCCCGATGATCCGCTACCGCACCAGGGACATCACCTCCCTCGAGTACGGGAAGTGCGACTGCGGGAGGACCACCGTGCGCATGAAGAAGACGATGGGGCGCTCCGACGACATGCTCATCATCAAGGGGGTAAACGTATATCCCTCCCAGATCGAGGAGGTGCTCTTCGCCGTGGAAGGGTGCGAGCCGCACTATCAGCTCGTGGTCGACCGGAAGGGGACGCTCGACACCCTGGAGGTGCGCATCGAAGTTACTGAAAACATCTTCTTCGACGAGATGAAGCAGCAAAAGGCGTTTCTCGACAAGGTAGAGCGTCGCATCGACTCAGTGTTAGGCGTCGGCGCTACTGTCAAACTCGTCGAGCCGAATACAATACCGCGCGCTGAAGGAAAAGCCACAAGGGTAATTGACAAACGGAAATTCTAG
- a CDS encoding c-type cytochrome: MKKGTIATVAMLSISLFATSAFCDTKKGEKVDGKAEFEKHCAACHPNGGNVSNPQKTLSKAVMAKNGVKSQKDIIAKMRNPGPGMTKFDAKTVPDKEAKAIADYILKTFK, translated from the coding sequence ATGAAAAAAGGAACCATTGCTACTGTAGCCATGCTGTCGATCTCTCTCTTTGCAACCTCTGCCTTCTGTGACACGAAGAAAGGGGAGAAAGTCGACGGTAAAGCGGAATTTGAGAAGCACTGTGCGGCATGCCACCCGAACGGCGGCAACGTCTCCAATCCGCAGAAAACCCTCAGCAAGGCGGTCATGGCGAAAAACGGCGTGAAGAGCCAGAAAGACATCATCGCCAAGATGCGCAACCCCGGCCCCGGCATGACCAAGTTCGACGCGAAGACGGTGCCCGACAAGGAAGCGAAGGCCATCGCCGACTACATCCTGAAGACCTTCAAGTAG
- a CDS encoding PAS domain-containing protein, with protein sequence MAEVKPHEMALLYVEDDACARERMVEELGRRYPGLRIHQAANGAEGVSLFLREHPDVVITDLIMPVMDGISFAERIKSMDEDAVIIALTASNDTEYLVKAIDVGINGYLLKPLSYEKLFALLDRKFKYLSLKKELNRKNEHLRKLSWAVEHSPVSVVISDRDGTIEYVNLKFQELTGFSADEVVGMNVSLQKSGQTPVQTYQELWRTISAGQVWQGEFLNRKKNGELYWEHASVAPIFSDSGEVSHYVAIKEDITQHRHMVRALEKSQHKFATLFGAVPALILISTTSDLTVVEANESFLQTMEYQRQEIVGHVLGNLPVWEGEAERGSVLRAVSGETLARNLEIRLRTRSGNTIVGLLSTATFELDERSFIMSVIRDITERKEREAEIELLNARLAARAADLEHANRELEAFNSMIAHDLRNPLNVINSYSQIVREMCGEGLDPTCQEYLEETYNGTLRMNRLIDALLDFSRLAHAQLARQPVDLSAIATEVAAELRYLAPACRVAVEIAEGVVGNCDASLLRIVLQNLLGNAMKYNCTKDTLRVEFGATLSGGKSIYFVRDNGIGFNTADAGKIFQPFHRLPGPGEVEGHGIGLATVERIIRRHGGRVWAEGEVGKGASFFFTLEPDEGAAAPVDDDDVVPGREQGARE encoded by the coding sequence ATGGCTGAGGTAAAGCCGCATGAAATGGCGCTCCTCTACGTTGAGGATGATGCCTGCGCCCGCGAGCGGATGGTGGAGGAACTCGGCCGCCGCTACCCCGGCCTGCGCATCCACCAGGCAGCAAACGGCGCCGAAGGGGTGTCCCTTTTCCTGAGGGAGCACCCCGACGTCGTTATCACCGATCTCATCATGCCGGTCATGGATGGGATCTCCTTCGCCGAGAGAATCAAGTCGATGGACGAGGATGCCGTCATAATCGCGTTGACTGCGTCAAACGACACCGAGTACCTGGTGAAGGCGATCGACGTCGGCATAAACGGTTACCTCCTGAAGCCCCTGTCCTACGAGAAGCTCTTCGCCCTCCTCGACCGGAAGTTCAAATACCTCTCCCTGAAGAAAGAACTGAACAGGAAAAACGAGCATCTCCGAAAGCTCTCCTGGGCCGTCGAACACAGCCCTGTGTCGGTCGTCATCTCCGACCGCGACGGGACGATCGAGTACGTGAACCTCAAGTTTCAGGAGCTGACCGGGTTCAGTGCCGATGAAGTGGTGGGGATGAACGTAAGCCTGCAGAAGTCCGGGCAGACGCCGGTCCAGACGTACCAGGAGCTGTGGAGGACTATTTCGGCCGGGCAGGTATGGCAGGGGGAGTTCCTCAATCGGAAGAAGAACGGGGAACTGTACTGGGAGCACGCCTCCGTGGCGCCGATCTTCAGCGACTCCGGCGAGGTCTCCCACTATGTCGCCATCAAGGAGGATATAACCCAGCACAGGCACATGGTGCGGGCGCTGGAGAAGTCCCAGCACAAGTTCGCCACACTCTTTGGTGCTGTCCCGGCGCTGATCCTCATCAGCACCACGAGTGACCTCACGGTGGTGGAGGCGAACGAGAGCTTCCTGCAGACGATGGAGTACCAGCGCCAGGAGATAGTGGGGCACGTCCTGGGCAACCTCCCGGTCTGGGAAGGGGAGGCGGAACGGGGGAGCGTGCTGCGGGCAGTCTCCGGCGAGACGCTGGCGCGCAACCTCGAGATTCGCCTCAGGACGAGGAGCGGTAACACTATAGTCGGCCTCCTCTCCACGGCGACCTTCGAGCTCGACGAGCGCTCCTTTATCATGAGCGTCATTCGCGACATCACCGAGCGGAAGGAACGGGAGGCCGAGATAGAGCTGCTTAATGCGCGTCTCGCAGCGCGCGCGGCGGATCTGGAGCATGCCAACAGGGAGCTCGAGGCGTTCAACTCCATGATTGCCCACGATCTTCGAAATCCCCTGAACGTCATCAACAGTTACAGCCAGATCGTAAGAGAGATGTGCGGGGAGGGGCTCGATCCGACCTGTCAGGAATACCTGGAGGAGACGTACAACGGCACCCTGCGCATGAACCGTCTGATCGACGCCCTTCTTGACTTCTCCCGCCTCGCGCATGCCCAACTGGCGCGCCAGCCGGTGGATCTCTCGGCGATCGCGACGGAGGTCGCGGCAGAGCTCCGGTATCTGGCGCCGGCGTGCCGCGTCGCCGTCGAGATCGCCGAAGGGGTTGTTGGAAACTGCGATGCTTCCCTTCTGCGCATAGTCTTGCAGAACCTTCTCGGCAACGCCATGAAGTACAATTGCACTAAGGACACCTTGCGGGTCGAGTTCGGCGCCACGCTCAGCGGCGGGAAGTCGATCTACTTCGTACGCGACAACGGCATCGGTTTCAACACCGCCGATGCCGGAAAGATCTTCCAGCCGTTCCACCGCCTTCCCGGGCCGGGCGAGGTCGAGGGGCACGGCATCGGGCTCGCGACTGTCGAGAGGATCATCAGGCGGCACGGTGGGCGAGTGTGGGCAGAAGGGGAGGTGGGGAAGGGAGCGAGCTTCTTCTTCACCCTTGAGCCTGATGAGGGGGCGGCGGCGCCTGTCGATGATGATGACGTTGTGCCGGGGAGGGAGCAGGGGGCACGCGAATGA
- a CDS encoding GGDEF domain-containing response regulator, with translation MKILIAEDEPAFRRLLTDVLIKWGYEVVVTKDGAEAWHILNSDDAPKLAILDWMMPGIDGPELCRRIRRRAHGVYTYVMLLTSQQGDKDLVTGMEAGADDYLTKPFRVSELRVRLRTGRRIIDLQNELIAAREFFQEKAARDSLTRLWNHEEILSILSHEMARAEREGKCLGAIMADLDHFKRINDRYGHLAGDSVLRVAAEKMLTQVRAYDSIGRYGGEEFLVILPDCGRQCAMAFAERIRQRISEKEFNTSEGMIPVTMSLGVAVSCREQRLNATDLVKAADKALYAAKGGGRNRVEVAEGG, from the coding sequence ATGAAGATCCTGATCGCCGAAGACGAGCCCGCTTTTCGCCGGCTGCTCACGGATGTACTGATAAAGTGGGGATACGAGGTCGTCGTTACGAAGGACGGTGCGGAAGCCTGGCACATACTCAATTCGGACGACGCACCAAAACTCGCGATACTCGACTGGATGATGCCGGGGATAGACGGGCCGGAGCTGTGCCGGCGGATCAGGAGGCGCGCGCACGGGGTGTACACCTACGTGATGCTCCTCACTTCGCAGCAGGGTGACAAGGATCTGGTGACCGGGATGGAGGCGGGAGCGGACGATTATCTGACCAAGCCGTTCAGGGTGAGTGAACTGCGGGTTCGTCTGCGGACCGGGAGAAGGATCATCGACCTGCAAAACGAGCTCATCGCCGCCCGCGAGTTCTTCCAGGAAAAGGCCGCTCGCGACTCACTGACAAGGCTTTGGAACCACGAGGAGATCCTCTCCATCCTGAGCCACGAGATGGCGAGGGCCGAAAGGGAAGGAAAGTGTCTTGGCGCCATCATGGCCGACCTCGACCACTTCAAGAGGATAAACGACCGGTACGGGCACCTTGCAGGCGACTCCGTCCTTCGTGTGGCAGCCGAGAAGATGCTGACCCAGGTCCGTGCCTACGACTCCATCGGGCGTTACGGCGGCGAGGAGTTCCTGGTAATACTCCCGGACTGCGGCAGACAGTGTGCGATGGCCTTTGCGGAAAGGATCCGTCAGCGGATCTCGGAAAAGGAATTCAATACCTCGGAGGGCATGATCCCCGTCACCATGAGCCTCGGCGTCGCCGTGAGCTGCCGGGAGCAAAGGCTGAACGCGACCGACCTGGTAAAGGCCGCCGACAAGGCGCTGTACGCGGCGAAGGGAGGGGGGCGCAACCGGGTCGAGGTGGCGGAGGGGGGATAG
- a CDS encoding response regulator: protein MEKKVRVLAAEDDPVNGIYLKSALRHYGFQTDLAHDGREAVEMWESGSYDVIVMDVQMPHMDGLAATRQIREREGERGGHTPIVAMTGSTSSEDEKACMEAGMDAWLAKPVDLKKGTALLKELLKEPEE from the coding sequence ATGGAAAAGAAAGTGCGTGTCCTTGCTGCGGAAGACGATCCGGTGAACGGGATCTATCTCAAGAGCGCCCTCAGGCATTACGGCTTCCAGACGGACCTCGCCCACGACGGGCGGGAAGCGGTCGAAATGTGGGAGAGCGGGAGCTATGACGTGATCGTCATGGACGTGCAGATGCCGCACATGGATGGCCTTGCCGCCACCCGCCAGATCAGGGAGAGAGAAGGAGAGCGCGGGGGACATACTCCTATCGTGGCCATGACCGGAAGCACCTCGAGCGAAGATGAGAAGGCGTGCATGGAGGCGGGGATGGACGCCTGGCTCGCCAAGCCGGTCGATTTGAAGAAGGGGACGGCTCTTCTGAAGGAACTGCTGAAAGAGCCGGAAGAGTAA